The genome window CCTTGAAAACAGCATTGGCGCTTCCCAGCATCACATCCAGGGATTCAGGGGTGGTGAACATTATATCAGGACGTTTTCCTCCTGCGCGCTTGATATCACCGGTTCGAATGGCAAGGTTGAGCCCCAGCCGTTCTGTAATAACAGATTCAAATCGCCTTTTTAAATCCATGGCAAGAGCCCTGGTGGGGATTATATATAGAACAGCAGTTTTTCTGCCGGAGCTGATCACCCGTTCCAGGCATGGAGCAAGCACTGCTTCGCTTTTGCCTGATCCAGTGGCAGCCTGCAGCACCAGATCCTGACCGGAAAGGATGGGTAGAACAGCATCTTTCTGGATGCTGTACAGACTTTCAAAAGCACCGTAAAAGGCACGGAATGTATTGGGAAGTTGTAAAAGAAGTGAGTCAAACATTTAGATTAGTCAAGCTGATATTCTATAATCCGGCTTTGCTGTACAAGATCAAGGTGATTTACCAAAAATTTAAGTTTCAGACGTGCCTCAACTCCTGATAATTTGGACAGCGCAAGGTTCATTTGACTTTGCATTAAAGCAGCAGGGGGCTCCCACTTATAGGCGCCGGCGTGGACAGCAATAAGTTTATTGATCAAAATTTTCCATTCCTTTGCTGAAAGATCATGTAGTGTGTGGATATTAATATTTTCCCAGGCCTTGCTGTAGTTCGTGTTAAAATAGGGAATCGGTATTGGAGAAGTTTCATTTTTACCATTTTTTTTAATCCTGACCCGGTCATATGCTTCATCTGCAATATAGGTAAAAAAATCATTGGTAAAGGCGAAAACAGGGTAAAATCCATGAGAGGTTGTTTTGGGATAAAAAATTTTATTGAGAAAATCATAACTTTTACTGCGACTGGTAATACGGGTTTGTACAATGGATTCCCCTTCGTCAAACAAGACAAGCCATCCCTTAAATCCAATTTTTCGGAACAGTTGAGCCATGCCTTGAACCATGGCAAGATATTCCTCCTGCTCATGGCAAACCAGAGAATTTTCTTTATAAAAAGATACCTGGCGATAATAAAAAACAGAACGTAGCCGCCATGAAGGGATATCCTTTCCCATAAGGGCGTTTTTTAAAATCCAGGAAAATTCTTTGGGTTTAAATCCGGCATGTTTTTTTAATTTTCTTTTTTCAGGGGAAATTGAAATGTTTTTCTGGGCCATGGCGGTTAAAATCGCCTTAAATCGGTGGGGAATCTGTTCCGGGATAAGATCCCGGCAGGATTTTTTGCTGTTTCCAGGCAAAGACAACCATTTATGGGCACAGGTTTTCCAAACATTGACAAAGGAATTTTCTGAATTGGGGAATTTCATTCCCCCCATCAATGCCCTGTAAACACCTTTAAAATCGTGAAAAGGCACTTGCCTTGGATCAAGATTAATATA of Desulfosarcina sp. BuS5 contains these proteins:
- a CDS encoding BREX system ATP-binding domain-containing protein; the encoded protein is MDDLNFQAMLNNAGNFELRRAVERLREGLFDPLGIRLLTTGEAKLNKTFHEGVNALDRDKPSHLCICGAYGQGKSHSLNYIKQQALGLNFVVSYINLDPRQVPFHDFKGVYRALMGGMKFPNSENSFVNVWKTCAHKWLSLPGNSKKSCRDLIPEQIPHRFKAILTAMAQKNISISPEKRKLKKHAGFKPKEFSWILKNALMGKDIPSWRLRSVFYYRQVSFYKENSLVCHEQEEYLAMVQGMAQLFRKIGFKGWLVLFDEGESIVQTRITSRSKSYDFLNKIFYPKTTSHGFYPVFAFTNDFFTYIADEAYDRVRIKKNGKNETSPIPIPYFNTNYSKAWENINIHTLHDLSAKEWKILINKLIAVHAGAYKWEPPAALMQSQMNLALSKLSGVEARLKLKFLVNHLDLVQQSRIIEYQLD